From Salvelinus fontinalis isolate EN_2023a chromosome 30, ASM2944872v1, whole genome shotgun sequence, one genomic window encodes:
- the ccdc57 gene encoding coiled-coil domain-containing protein 57 encodes MQANDGADLDTQLACKEKEWKELQTLRVQQQDMSLRDAQEQLSLLRQRFQQLKEDFCFNLAVLEERDRELERYDAIAARSQATETARQEELSQLHIQIAKLQEDRESEAREVRHSQQRAAEHRLQLERLQSGHAGDLQKQRAEYDMMKRDLQRRVQEVEGQLALQKQEMMTDFDNEMRQREHEFNLRMDEMRAVVLSHELRVKLLSKETEVHSQAQAQAVEALKASEDLCQHTHTQLQHRHWEIKDITAVKDARIKELVDKLKALQTKRKREEEVYNKKHEQLDRGVREREAQLDALRDAHREQLRQAETHTGQLQSKLEAMATHTHRTQRDHEDTLRERGQQIDRLRMELETTRSGWDTYITQVSKETVFKDTELLALQEIESKLRTELDRSRGETERYKQQLFVGVEREKALEQRRIQVELEWQRRCEDNKTEHYLHSEELIQGLTQARDQASAELREKERELQDLAVLLHTVTKERDQALGLPIREQLSALQGHRPGGGVSVGELPSDEIHRLQQQNSSLRAVIAQMRRDMEDLSQPSHPPGPPDTSTQIPKGPLPQLPTQSSAKPTDSAAQPSLAVVGTPEYTQALEEEVAELKARCRRLEDQLECSTRPQNTATVTPATTLVPIAPDNAYLQNHIRSLNETIGGQRVEKVANTAALRKQEVRVAHLEAALASLTKQCHTKQMEGEALRLELANQKRSWSSEERGLRQRLVAVEMELEEVRREKEEYQKGSILNNLETVALGNQVSALKIDIASRRDPIVCEESEMVRQLQEENLCLRQQQLSLGLRPGGAGGYGPGCGGVQGGKLNAPLNAHLLQSKLKQAVQCIARLTRDKQQLIEMGNRLRAQLTDAELEVHQSAPKTSLAPVSMEPERDPSRDTQHQQGRLSALEQLQYQLTTQELQYAQREQRKGTPIMVRPLLSESKSGDRDRVTNPWGQGHKDTDRHECPRTKENSPPISQSQSSLQLDLGSRTASSPSGPLLLSSVATEGSLREVWQILDRGLSPSILTPRESCSERGDGELNEPSPGAQVGGVGGCRAPVLERMKPARPSATARKTKTSARGAKIRNYNIKD; translated from the exons ATGCAGGCTAATGATGGAGCTGACCTGGACACTCAGTTGGCATGTAAGGAGAAAGAGTGGAAGGAGCTCCAGACCCTACGGGTCCAGCAGCAGGATATGTCCCTCCGTGACGCACAGGAACAGCTCTCTCTCCTCAGGCAACGCTTCCAGCAGCTCAAGGAGGACTTCTGCTTTAACCTGGCCGtgctggaggagagagacagagagctggagagataTGACGCCATTGCTGCCCGCTCACAGGCCACAGAGACTGCCAG GCAGGAGGAGTTGAGTCAGTTACATATCCAGATAGCCAAGCtgcaggaggacagggagagcgagGCAAGGGAGGTGAGACACAGCCAGCAGAGAGCTGCCGAACACAGGCTGCAACTAGAGAGGCTCCAGAG CGGTCATGCTGGGGACCTTCAGAAGCAGAGAGCGGAGTACGACATGATGAAACGAGATCTCCAACGCAGGGTCCAGGAGGTGGAGGGACAGCTGGCTCTACAgaagcag GAGATGATGACAGACTTTGATAATGAGATGAGGCAGAGAGAGCATGAGTTCAACCTGAGGATGGATGAGATGAGAGCCGTGGTCCTGTCTCACGAACTCAGG GTGAAGCTGCTCTCTAAGGAAACAGAGGTCCACTCCCAGGCTCAGGCTCAGGCTGTGGAGGCCCTGAAGGCCTCAGAGGATCtctgtcagcacacacacacacagctacagcacAGACACTGGGAAATAAAGGACATCACTGCCGTCAAGGacgcaag GATAAAGGAGCTAGTGGACAAACTAAAAGCGCTACAGaccaagaggaagagagaggaggaagtctACAACAAGAA GCATGAGCAGTTGGACCGGGGAGTGCGTGAGAGAGAGGCTCAGCTGGATGCGTTAAGGGACGCTCACAGAGAACAGCTACGACAGGCGGAGACACATACCGGTCAGCTACAGTCAAAACTGGAAGccatggcaacacacacacacaggactcagaGAGACCACGAGGACACACTGCGAGAGAGAGGTCAACAGATAGACAg GCTTCGTATGGAGCTGGAGACGACTCGTAGTGGCTGGGACACGTACATCACTCAGGTCTCTAAGGAGACGGTTTTTAAGGACACAGAACTGCTAGCCCTGCAGGAgatagaaagcaaattacggaccgAACTTGATCGGAGCCGGGGGGAGACGGAAAG gtacAAGCAGCAGCTGTTTGTGGGTGTGGAGCGAGAGAAGGCTCTAGAGCAGAGAAGAATCCAGGTGGAGCTGGAGTGGCAGAGACGCTGCGAAGACAACAAGACTGAACACTACTTGCACAGTGAAGAGTTAATACAGGGCCTGACACAGGCCAGAGACCAG GCTAGTGCGGagctgagagagaaggagagagaactaCAGGATTTGGCGGTACTACTGCACACTGTTACCAAGGAGAGAGACCAGGCCCTGGGTCTGCCAATCAGAGAACAG CTATCTGCACTGCAGGGCCACAGACCTGGTGGTGGTGTCTCTGTAGGAGAGCTGCCGTCTGATGAGATCCATCGGCTGCAGCAGCAGAACAGCAGTCTGAGGGCTGTCATAGCCCAGATGAGGAGGGACATGGAGGATCTCAGCCAGCCTTCTCATCCTCCAGGACCCCCTGACACCTCCACCCAGATCCCTAAAGGACCTCTACCCCAGCTTCCAACACAGAGCTCAGCCAAGCCAACGGACAGCGCTGCACAGCCCAGCCTGGCAG tTGTAGGTACCCCAGAGTACACCCAGGCTCTAGAAGAGGAGGTAGCAGAACTGAAGGCCAGGTGTAGGCGCTTAGAGGACCAGCTAGAGTGCTCCACCAGACCCCAGAACACCGCCACGGTTACCCCGGCAACCACACTCGTCCCCATTGCCCCCGACAACGCATACCTCCAGAACCACATCCGCTCTCTCAACGAGACCATCG GTGGCCAGCGAGTAGAGAAGGTGGCCAACACAGCAGCTCTGAGGAAACAGGAGGTCAGGGTAGCTCACCTGGAGGCTGCCCTGGCCTCGCTCACCAAACAG TGCCACACCAAACAGATGGAGGGGGAGGCGCTGCGTCTGGAGCTAGCCAATCAGAAGAGGAGCTGGtcgtctgaggagagaggactaCGTCAGCGTTTGGTTGCCGTGGAGATGGAGCTGGAGGAAGTGAGGCGGGAGAAAGAGGAGTACCAGAAAGGAAGCATCCTCAACAACCTGGAAACTGTTGCCCTAGGCAACCAG GTGTCTGCACTGAAGATTGACATCGCCAGCAGAAGAGATCCCATCGTCTGTGAAGAG aGTGAAATGGTGAGGCAGCTCCAGGAGGAAAACCTGTGTTTGAGGCAACAGCAGCTGTCCCTGGGCCTGAGGCCTGGTGGGGCAGGCGGGTATGGGCCAGGGTGTGGGGGGGTACAGGGGGGTAAGCTCAATGCCCCTCTCAATGCCCATCTCCTTCAGTCCAAACTGAAGCAAGCAGTGCAGTGTATCGCCCGTCTGACCAGAGACAAACAGCAACTGATTGAGATGGGCAACAGGCTCCGGGCACAACTGACCGACGCTGAACTGGAGG TTCACCAGTCTGCTCCCAAAACCTCTCTAGCCCCAGTGTCTATGGAGCCAGAGAGAGACCCATCCAGAGACACCCAGCACCAGCAGGGTCGGCTTTCTGCCCTAGAACAACTGCAGTACCAGCTCACCACACAG GAGCTGCAGTATgcccagagagagcagaggaaggGGACTCCTATCATGGTGAGGCCTCTCCTCTCAGAGAGCAagagtggagacagagacagggtcacCAACCCCTGGGGCCAGGGGCacaaggacacagacagacatgag TGTCCTAGGACTAAAGAGAACAGCCCTCCTATCAGTCAATCTCAGAGCTCCCTGCAGCTGGACCTCGGGTCACGAACCGCTTCCAGCCCGTCAGGTCCTCTACTGCTGTCGTCGGTGGCGACGGAGGGTTCACTAAGGGAGGTGTGGCAGATACTGGACAGAGGTCTCAGCCCCTCCATACTCACACCCCGGGAGAGCTGTTCTGAGAGAG GTGATGGTGAGCTGAATGAGCCCAGCCCTGGGGCccaggtggggggggtgggggggtgcagAGCACCTGTCCTGGAGAGGATGAAACCAGCCAGGCCGTCTGCCACCGCCAGGAAGACCAAGACTAGTGCGAGGGGGGCCAAGATCAGGAACTACAATATCAAAGACTGA